One Methanocella sp. genomic region harbors:
- a CDS encoding Coenzyme F420 hydrogenase/dehydrogenase, beta subunit C-terminal domain: MLNNAIVTPALLPFQELEQSVWKKETCAGCRGCITVCPANTLAFDLKLARPYQITPCIDCKACLDACPRTPANMDKLSLDIVGPYLDIKNVKANGNGRYQNGGAVTAILKAALDEGLVDRVIVMGSDRWAQKAYARIVSDPAYLDKVAGSKYTANDILEAMRDVMKDASVRNVALVGMPCTMQAVGLLRRSSNEYAAKLTQKIRFLVGLFCFECFDDTLVPEVTQRLGVPPWRIAKMNAGEGRLTVTLRNGEIKTLPLAKLAEFVKPGCRKCNDFTSKLADISVGSVGSAAGSSVVIIRTPEGAGLFEIARETGAVSVADGVDVAAIEKVGKLKLKRNGF; encoded by the coding sequence CCGGATGCCGGGGCTGTATCACGGTCTGCCCCGCGAACACGCTGGCCTTTGACCTAAAGCTGGCCAGGCCGTACCAGATCACGCCGTGCATCGACTGTAAAGCCTGCCTGGACGCCTGCCCGAGGACTCCGGCCAACATGGATAAATTATCACTGGATATCGTCGGCCCTTACCTGGATATCAAGAACGTGAAGGCTAACGGGAATGGCCGATACCAGAACGGAGGGGCTGTCACCGCAATACTAAAAGCCGCCCTGGACGAGGGGCTTGTCGACCGCGTCATCGTGATGGGCTCCGACCGCTGGGCGCAGAAGGCATACGCCCGGATCGTCTCGGACCCTGCGTATCTCGATAAGGTCGCGGGCAGTAAATATACGGCGAACGATATTCTGGAGGCCATGCGGGACGTCATGAAGGACGCCAGCGTGAGGAACGTGGCGCTCGTCGGTATGCCCTGCACCATGCAGGCGGTCGGCCTGTTAAGGAGGTCCTCGAACGAGTACGCCGCGAAGCTCACCCAGAAGATACGGTTTCTGGTGGGCCTTTTCTGCTTCGAGTGCTTTGACGATACGCTCGTACCGGAGGTCACGCAGCGCCTCGGCGTGCCGCCCTGGCGCATCGCGAAGATGAACGCCGGCGAGGGCAGGCTTACGGTCACGCTGCGGAATGGCGAGATAAAGACGCTGCCGCTGGCGAAGCTGGCGGAGTTCGTCAAGCCTGGATGCCGTAAGTGTAATGATTTCACATCAAAGCTGGCGGATATTTCCGTCGGCAGCGTGGGCAGTGCCGCCGGCTCGAGCGTCGTTATCATCAGGACGCCCGAGGGTGCCGGGCTATTCGAGATCGCGAGAGAGACGGGAGCCGTTAGCGTCGCAGACGGCGTCGACGTGGCGGCGATCGAGAAGGTCGGTAAGCTGAAGCTTAAGAGGAACGGCTTCTAA